The nucleotide window aattattatatatactctaattatattttaacattttcaataactttatttttattcctatatatcccaatttagaagtattctttgttgggtaattttataatatattttttccacggtttaaaacaacaattatcACTGAAACTGTacttataagcttaaataagtctttgaatgcatattatttttaaaataatgcttagtaaatattaatacataaataagtattggtgcaaattttaaagtataatagaaaactatgtttaattatgttgttatattgccctttgagaggagagagataagatatgtTTGgtcatttaatatataaatttggaTAAATATCCCCTAAATGTTTTACatagttcatttttatcttatatattttattgctaTAGCTATCAATGCATATACATTcacataatttattaaaaattcaatattttattaattatgtGATAAAACAATGATGATATAATACGtattaatatggaataataaaaagaaatataacaTTGAGGCATTATCcttctttatttatccagttttctaaaatataaaactacaaataTCAAAATCTTTAAGAAATATTTAACACGGATACTtcataatgtattattattgtcttttcaataaaattaatatttaattatatgaatctttctcaataaaacaatatttcaatattagttattgttAGAACATTTTATTAGATTGTATTATAGgcgtataataataattctattatatctatcatattatttataattattagaacaaaatatgacaTGAAatcttattaatatacttatattttattttttaaatcttttaaaatattatttatttatacctcaaatctttaaaattaaaaaattaatagtggttaatctattattatacctttatgataaataaattaaatcgTATAAAGaaacttctattaatactaattaattttaataaaaatgtaaaggaaatacaagaagataatattaactacaattacaacttcaaaaaatgttagatgtataacaataatttatagaCTATGTTATACTGTCCATTTTCGATCGATATCATATGTATCTATAGTTTATagatatctattattacagttcagttggataacatgatttaaatcaaaataaatataatacaaataataagttttactaaataaaatgtttcatcaaataaagaaacatattgtgTTATGCATAAATCGATATAACCagatattaacaaattttatatataggcaattatgatatagcataatatgaatgCATATATAGCCAATATctacattaatatatacaatatagacactttattttaatcatattaatcagcatgaacactcaattatatatattataatttacgaaaaaatgttatgtgacccttttttggttgcatatttaaacttcatctcgtgattaaacatattggatggtatatatatttaattagtgttcaaattgtaaaaaattaatacaatataatacttaaccctAACCCCAACATGGGTTACACAAATACAAATACAACCTCAACTCTggcccacaacataaaaactatataaaaattatgcaaaaaatacttccaaatagacagtttcttaaagtatatcaatcattattactattcctggaaTAATCATTATTcttcgaataatatattaatgatcagtttcttctttatttttttaacttttctcttaaatgttttttagctcgtttccgaaatccaaataacgaatactaatataaaatgttaagaagcatataattttttgttaacgtttgcatatatataatatattttttttttaattccttattatttaccttataagaaattcccaaACAAATTgatattgcaccaaatattgataaaactataattaatttctttgttatcgacgaacttgatggtGTAACATCAGAAACTTGTTCAGGATGATTTTCAGAACTTTGTACAGGAGGTTTTGTTGTTTTTATCGATGAAAGGTCTGGAATCTCATTACAATCAACATTATTATCACTACAATAActtttaaaattgttataatcagttgataaaTTAGAcaatatttgtttatatggACTGTCTCCACTAATGCTAGAATCGTCATTAAGTTCTTTATATTGTTCAAAAAATTCTTGAGCTTTATCTAAATAATTCTTGCAATCTGGATTGCTTGCATCAAGTTCAGTATACAcgttacataatgatttaaatgcatcataaaatttagacatagtattaatattcattaaatattCGTTTTTTTCTATGAACTCCTTAAAATTCTTATATCCCGTTTTTTCTTCTAATTTATTACTACAatcatcataattattattttttttttttttacaattattataatgcgtattattttctatatgtttagtataaaaatcattaaatGTGGTGATTTCTTCATATGATTTTTGacttaatttaaaatttaaccatataataatataaataataaaccTTTTAGACTCATCATTACTTAATTTgtcaatattaataataataatttgctCGAGCAACCATAGGCATGCAGCATTTATCTTATCGAGCTCAGTCTTACATTCTGTTTCCCCGGAACCTTCATTAGAACAATAATTCTTAATATCCCCTAATTTATCAAAATCATTAACTGTAGTGCTGTTTAAGTCATCGGGTAAATGGCCTCTCAATTTATCAAACCTTgtacactaagaaaacaattaaaaaggtataataaaaatatatgttaatgaaattcttataaaatcaaatttaatgaattttataggTAATATAACATCGAACAATATAAGGGAaagcaaattttattaagaaaaattatataccaGGCGATGATACATTGCAactatattttgtttataatatatagattATGTGACgtcatattattttacatattttacgcttaataaatgacaaaataattgaaCCATAGCATAAAATTGTCTATGGTTAAACAcgttattatcattttaaataataatttaaagataatatggaacaatatatacttttatggTAGTTAGATAAACTGCCTTATTTTGGGGGgtgtttaatacattttttaccatgtgtatataatacaattttacaTAAATTGTTACTCTTAATTCCTTTCcgtataattatataataaaataaaaacatatcaTCTTATGAATATTCcttaatatagaaaataaacaacatcatattttttgttttaataagtGGTTCCCCAAAACTAATATACTGCAAAAAT belongs to Plasmodium yoelii strain 17X genome assembly, chromosome: 11 and includes:
- a CDS encoding PIR protein — its product is MYHRLCTRFDKLRGHLPDDLNSTTVNDFDKLGDIKNYCSNEGSGETECKTELDKINAACLWLLEQIIIINIDKLSNDESKRFIIYIIIWLNFKLSQKSYEEITTFNDFYTKHIENNTHYNNCKKKKNNNYDDCSNKLEEKTGYKNFKEFIEKNEYLMNINTMSKFYDAFKSLCNVYTELDASNPDCKNYLDKAQEFFEQYKELNDDSSISGDSPYKQILSNLSTDYNNFKSYCSDNNVDCNEIPDLSSIKTTKPPVQSSENHPEQVSDVTPSSSSITKKLIIVLSIFGAISICLGISYKYSLFGFRKRAKKHLREKLKK